The DNA sequence CTCCTTCCCTGTGTACGAGCGACCGTACCCGCGGATGCCGACACCGACAAGGGAATTTCGGTTCGCCGTCAGCGATCGCTGACGATGGCCGCGTCGACCAGCGTCGCGACCTCGGCAGCCAGCGGCGTCGGTCCCAGCGCCACCCCGTCCAACGTGTGAACGCGGGCCGCCAGAGTGATGCTCGACACCAACCAAACACCCTGCGCCGCAACAAGATCAGCGGGGCGCAAGGCCCGGTAATCACAGTCGTAGCCCTTGTCGCGGGCCACCTCGAACAGCGCCTGCTGGGTGGTCCCGCGCAGGATCGGATACCACGGTGGCGGAGTGAGCAGGCCGAGTCCGCCGCCGTCCATCTCGGTGGCTATCACGACGGTCGAGCGCGGCCCCTCGAGGATGTGGCCGTCGGAGCTGACGAAGATGACGTCGCCCGCGCCCTGCCTTTCGGCGTGCCTCAGCGCCGCCATGTTCACCGCATACGACAGCGTCTTGGCACCGGCCAGCAGCCACGGCAGGTCCGACGCCGCATCGGGCAGTCCTCGCGCGAGCGTCAGCGCGGCGACCCCGTCGCGGCGGGCGGCCGCCACCCGGGCCGGCAGGGCGCCGATCGTGGCGTACGCGGTCGGCTCTCCCCCGCTCTCGCGGCCACGGCTGTAGACCAGGCGCAGCACCCCTTCGGCACCGCCACCGGCCGTCCAGTGATGCACCGCGGCGGCCACCGCCGAACGCCAGCGGTCGAGATCGGGGGCTGGCAGTTCCATCAGCCGCGCCGAGTGCGCCAACCGGCCGAGATGGGCCTCCAACAGACACGGCCTGCCGTCACGGACCAGCAGCGTCTCGAAGATCCCGTCCCCGCGCACGGCCGCCAGATCGTCGGCATGCAACAGGGGTGCCTGCGCGTCGTGCAATGCACCGTCGAGGGTGACGATCACACCCGGTCCGCTCGCCATGGCCCATCAGCGTAGCCCCGTAGAGTTGACGTATGTCAGCAGTTCCCGTGCCCGAAGGCGGACCGGACGCCGGGGCGGTGTGGCACTACGGCGACCCGCTCGGAGAGCAGCGCGCCGCCGCCGACAGCGCCGTGATCGTGGACCGGTCCCACCGCGCGACCCTCACGCTGACCGGTGCCGAACGCCTGACGTGGCTGCACAGCATCTCCAGCCAGCACGTCAGCGAACAGCCCGACGGCACCGTCACCCAGAACCTGAGCCTCGACGGTCAGGGCCGGGTCGAGGACCACTGGTGGCAGACCGAACTGGACGGCGTCCTCTACCTGGACACCGAACCGTGGCGCGGCGAACCGCTGCTGTCGTATCTGCGCAAGATGGTGTTCTGGGCCGATGTGACGATCGAGCCCGCCGACCTGGCCGTGCTGTCACTGCTGGGCCCGGCGCTGGCCGACACGCCGGTGCTCGACGTCCTGCGGCTGCGTTCGCTACCGGCCGAATCCACGGCGGTCACGCTGCCCGGCGGCGGTTTCGTCCGGCGGCTGCCCGGTTCCGGTGTGGAACTCGACCTGGTGGTGCCGAGCGCCCAGGCCGCCGACTGGCAGAGCCGCCTCACCGCGGCGGGGGTGCGGCCCGCCGGGATCTGGGCGTACGAGGCGCATCGGGTGGCGACCATGCAGCCCCGCCTCGGCGTCGACACCGACGAGCGCACGATCCCGCACGAGGTCGGCTGGATCGGCAGCGCCGTCCACCTCGACAAGGGCTGCTACTGCGGCCAGGAGACGGTGGCGCGGGTGCACAACCTGGGCAAACCGCCCCGCATGCTGGTGCGGCTGCAGCTCGACGGCACCACCGACCGTCCGTCGACCGGCGATCCCGTACTGGCCGGCGGCCGCACTGTCGGGCGGGTCGGCACGGTCGTCGAACACATCGACGACGGTCCGGTCGCGCTCGCCCTCGTCAAACGCGGCCTGCCTGCCGACACCCCGCTGACCACCGGCGGCGAGGTCGAGGCGACGGCGGTGATGGACGCCGACTCGCTGCCCGACACCGACCATGTGGGTGCCGGCCGGCTCGCCGTGGAACGCCTCAGGGGCGGCGCCCGGTGAGTCTCGTCACCGCTGACGAGGGCATGCCAGCGGATGCCGACCGGGCACGGTAAAGTGTGGGCAGGACAATAACGACATCGGAGAATCGGAGCCGCCTGTTCTAAGGCCGCTCCGTTATTGCGCGAGGGGGTCCCCTATGGGCCGCGGCCGGGCGAAGGCGAAGCAGACGAAGGTTGCTCGTGACCTGAAGTACAGCTCGCCCCAAACTGACTTCGAACGGCTACAGCGCGAGCTGTCGGGCGGTTCCGACGACCTGGACCACAGCGACGGCGTAGCCGACGACCCGTGGGCCCCGGACGACGACTGGCGCCGCTAGTCCTACCGCGTCATCAGAACCGCGGGTGCTGACCCACCAGCAGTGCCCGCGGCTCATCCTTGCCGCCCTTCTTGACGGTCCCGAGCGTCCAGCAGTCGATGTGACGGGCCGTGAGGATCGCCAGTGCGCGGTCGGTGTCCTCCGGCGCGACGACGGCGACCATCCCGACGCCCATGTTGAACGTCTTCTCCATCTCGGTGCGTTCGATGCGGCCGCGCTGGGCGATCATCTGGAAGACCGGCGCGGGTGTCCAGGTGCCGCGGTCGAGTTCGGCCATCAGGCCGTTGGGCACGACGCGTTCCAGGTTGCCCGCGAGCCCGCCACCGGTGACGTGGCAGAACGTGCGGACCTGGGTTTCGGCGGCCAGCGCCAGGCAGTCCTTGGCGTAGATCCGGGTGGGCTCGAGTAGTTCCTCGCCCAGGGTGCGGCCGAACTCCTCGACGTGGCCGGCCAGGTTCATGTGGTCGATGTCGAGCAGCACGTGGCGCGCCAGCGAGTACCCGTTCGAGTGCAGGCCGGTCGACGCCATCGCGATCACCACGTCGCCGGGGCGCACGCGGTCGGGGCCCAGGACGTCGTCGGCCTCGACGATGCCGACGCCGGTCGCCGAGATGTCGTAGTGGTCGGGGGCCATCAGGCCGGGATGCTCGGCGGTCTCCCCGCCCAGCAGTGCGCAGCCGGCGAGGACACATCCCTCCGCGATCCCGGACACCAGCTGGCTGACCCGCTCGGGCACGGTGCGTCCGACCGCGATGTAGTCCTGCAGGAACAGCGGTTCGGCGCCGCACACGACGAGGTCGTCGACGACCATCGCGACCAGGTCGAGTCCGACCGTGTCGTGTTTGTCCATGGCCTGCGCGACGGCCAGCTTCGTGCCGACCCCGTCGGTCGAGGAGGCCAGCACGGGTTCGCGGTAGCCGCCGCGCAGCGCGAACAACCCCGCGAAGCCGCCCAGCCCGCCGCGGACCTCCGGGCGGGTGGCCTTCGCGGCCAGCGGTTTGAAGAGTTCGACGGCGCGGTCACCGGCTTCGATGTCGACTCCGGCCGACGCGTAGGAAATGCCGTGTTGTTCGGCGCGCTCGGTCATCGCCTGAAAGGCTACCGGGCCGGGCTTGCCGACGGTTAATGCCATCGGTCATCCCTGCCTGCGCGTTTTGCGGTCCGATCCGGGTTGCGGGTTTGCCTGACCCGTTGGGCGGTCATCCGTGCGCCTACCGGCTCCGAATCACTGAGCGAGACGGTGACACGGACGGAGAAATGGTGTGGCTGAGAACATCCGCTGCTTGGTGACGGGCGCCACGGGTTACATCGGCGGCCGGCTGGTGCCGGCGTTGCTCGACCGGGGACTACAGGTGCGGGCGATGGCACGGAGCCCCGAGAAACTCGACGACGCGGCGTGGCGCTCCCAGGTCGAGGTGGTGCGCGGCGATCTGACCGACGCCGACTCGCTGACGGCGGCGTTCGAGGGGATGGACGTCGTCTACTACCTGGTCCACTCGATGGGGACGTCGAAGAACTTCGTCGCCGAGGAGGCGGAGTCGGCGCGCAACGTGGTGGCGGCCGCCCGCAGTGCGGGCGTCCGGCGCCTGGTGTACCTGAGCGGGCTGCACCCGAACGGGACCGAGCTGTCGCGCCACCTCGCCTCGCGCACCGAGGTGGGCGACATCCTCGTCGACTCGGGTATCGAGACGGTGGTGTTGCAGGCCGGCATCGTCATCGGGGTCGGCTCGGCGTCGTTCGAGCTGATGCGGCACCTGACGAACCGGCTGCCCGTGATGACGACGCCGAAGTGGGTGCACAACAAGATCCAGCCCATCGCGATCGATGACGTCCTGCACTATCTGGTCGAGGCGGCCACGGCTCCGGTGCCGTCGTCGCGGACCTGGGACATCGGCGGGCCCGACGTCCTCGAGTACGGCGAGGCCATGCAGGTGTACGCCGAAGAGGCCGGGCTGCGGCGGCGGTTCCTCGTGGTGGTGCCGGGGCTCACACCGACGATCGCCAGTTGGTGGGTGGGTCTGGTGACACCGATGCCCGCGGGGCTGGCGCGTCCGCTGGTCGAGTCACTGGAGTGCGATGCGGTGATGGGCGACCACGAGATCGACGCGGTGATCGCGCCGCCGGAGCGCGGCTTGATCCCCTACCGCCAGGCGGTGGCGGCGGCACTGCGCCAGGAGCCGCTGCCCAGCGACCCGGAGTGGGCCGGGAAGCGTTAGGTCAGGGTCGCCGCAGCGCCGAGGCGTTGTCGTTCTCGACCTTCTCCAGCGGGATCCCGCTGCGGGCGGCCGTCGCGAGCATGTGTTCGATGACGTTCTTGCCCAGCGCCGATTCACCGGGCAGCTCGATCGGGTAGTTCCCGTCGAAGCAGGCCGAGCAGAGTCGGGAGGCGGGCTGTTCGGTCGCGGCGATCATGCCCTGCTGCGAGATGTAGCCGAGGGTGTCGGCCCCGATCGCGCGGCGCACGGCCTCGACCATCTGGTCCTCGTCCTCGGCGCCGTTGGCGATCAATTCCGCCGGGGTGGCGAAGTCGATGCCGTAGAAGCACGGCCAGCGCACCGGCGGGGAGGCGATCCGCACGTGTACCTCCACGGCGCCGGCCTCCCGCAGCATGCGGATCAGCGCACGCTGGGTGTTGCCGCGCACAATCGAGTCGTCGACGACGATCAGCCGCTTGCCGCGGATGACTTCTTTGAGGGGATTGAGCTTGAGCCGGATGCCGAGCTGCCGGATGGTCTGCGACGGCTGGATGAACGTCCGGCCGACGTAGGCGTTCTTCATCAGGCCCTGGCCGTACGGGATGCCGGAACCCTGCGCGTAGCCGACGGCGGCCGGCGTGCCGGATTCGGGGACGCCGATCACCAGATCGGCCTCGACGGGCATCTCGCTGGCCAGGCGGCGGCCGATGTCGACGCGGGTGGCGTGCACGGAGCGGCCGGCCAGCGTGCTGTCGGGGCGGGCCAGGTACACGTACTCGAACACGCACCCCTTGGGGGTGGGGTTGGCGAAGCGGGTGGAGCGCACCCCGTCGGCGTCGATGGCCAGCAGTTCGCCGGGTTCGATGTCGCGCACGAACGAGGCGCCGACGATGTCGAGTGCGGCGGTCTCGGACGCCACCACCCAGCCCCGGTCGAGGCGGCCCAGCGACAGCGGGCGCACGCCGTACGGGTCGCGGGCGGCGTAGAGGGTGTTCTCGTCCATGAAGGTCAGGCAGAACGCGCCCCGCACGGTCGGCAGCAGTTCGAGGGCCGCCTGTTCGAGGGTGGCGTCGGCCGCGCCGTGCGCCAGCAGGGCGCCGAGGATGTCGGAGTCCGTGGTGGCCGCGCCGGGGGTGCGGCCGTTGATCAGGCCGGCCTCGCGTGCGCGGGCGGCCAGTTCGGTGGTGTTGACCAGGTTTCCGTTGTGGCCCACGGCCACACCGGTGCCCGCGGTGGTGTTGCGGAAGACGGGCTGGGCGTTCTCCCAGGTGGTGGACCCGGTGGTCGAGTAGCGGCAGTGCCCGATGGCGACGTGTCCGTGCATGGCGGCCAGCGTCGGCTCGTCGAAGACCTGGCTGACCAGCCCGAGGTCCTTGAACACCAGGACCTGTGAGCCGTCGGCCACTGCGATGCCCGCGGCTTCCTGGCCACGATGCTGCAGTGCGTACAACCCGTAGTAGGTGAGCTTGGCCACATCCTCGCCGGGTGCCCAGACGCCGAAGACGCCACATTCCTCGCGGGGGTCATTCTCGGGCTCGATGTCGTCGTGTCCGATCACGATATGGCTGCTCCCAATGGGCTGTGGGTGACGGCTCCAGTCTACGGGCCATATACCCACTTATGGGAATCCGCGACGTGTCGTGGGATACGTCACGCCGGGGTGACGACGGGCAGCCAGTTGGCCACCTCGGGGGCGCGGGACCCCGACAGCCGCAGGGCACCACTCGACACCGCGTCGTGAAAGGCCAGCAGCCCGGTGGCCACCAGCAGCCACGTCCGCGGATCGGTCTCCACCACGTTGGGCGGGTTGCCCCGGGTGTGGGTGGGCCCGGCGATGCACTGGACGGCGACGAAC is a window from the Mycolicibacterium litorale genome containing:
- a CDS encoding NAD(P)H-binding protein, with translation MAENIRCLVTGATGYIGGRLVPALLDRGLQVRAMARSPEKLDDAAWRSQVEVVRGDLTDADSLTAAFEGMDVVYYLVHSMGTSKNFVAEEAESARNVVAAARSAGVRRLVYLSGLHPNGTELSRHLASRTEVGDILVDSGIETVVLQAGIVIGVGSASFELMRHLTNRLPVMTTPKWVHNKIQPIAIDDVLHYLVEAATAPVPSSRTWDIGGPDVLEYGEAMQVYAEEAGLRRRFLVVVPGLTPTIASWWVGLVTPMPAGLARPLVESLECDAVMGDHEIDAVIAPPERGLIPYRQAVAAALRQEPLPSDPEWAGKR
- a CDS encoding YgfZ/GcvT domain-containing protein, whose protein sequence is MSAVPVPEGGPDAGAVWHYGDPLGEQRAAADSAVIVDRSHRATLTLTGAERLTWLHSISSQHVSEQPDGTVTQNLSLDGQGRVEDHWWQTELDGVLYLDTEPWRGEPLLSYLRKMVFWADVTIEPADLAVLSLLGPALADTPVLDVLRLRSLPAESTAVTLPGGGFVRRLPGSGVELDLVVPSAQAADWQSRLTAAGVRPAGIWAYEAHRVATMQPRLGVDTDERTIPHEVGWIGSAVHLDKGCYCGQETVARVHNLGKPPRMLVRLQLDGTTDRPSTGDPVLAGGRTVGRVGTVVEHIDDGPVALALVKRGLPADTPLTTGGEVEATAVMDADSLPDTDHVGAGRLAVERLRGGAR
- a CDS encoding sterol carrier family protein, with amino-acid sequence MPARRPADPAKTRAAVSAVVDWLRDDTVAAPDRATLAEAVRLTARTVAALAPGASVEVRVPPFVAVQCIAGPTHTRGNPPNVVETDPRTWLLVATGLLAFHDAVSSGALRLSGSRAPEVANWLPVVTPA
- the purM gene encoding phosphoribosylformylglycinamidine cyclo-ligase, with translation MTERAEQHGISYASAGVDIEAGDRAVELFKPLAAKATRPEVRGGLGGFAGLFALRGGYREPVLASSTDGVGTKLAVAQAMDKHDTVGLDLVAMVVDDLVVCGAEPLFLQDYIAVGRTVPERVSQLVSGIAEGCVLAGCALLGGETAEHPGLMAPDHYDISATGVGIVEADDVLGPDRVRPGDVVIAMASTGLHSNGYSLARHVLLDIDHMNLAGHVEEFGRTLGEELLEPTRIYAKDCLALAAETQVRTFCHVTGGGLAGNLERVVPNGLMAELDRGTWTPAPVFQMIAQRGRIERTEMEKTFNMGVGMVAVVAPEDTDRALAILTARHIDCWTLGTVKKGGKDEPRALLVGQHPRF
- a CDS encoding DUF3073 domain-containing protein, whose protein sequence is MGRGRAKAKQTKVARDLKYSSPQTDFERLQRELSGGSDDLDHSDGVADDPWAPDDDWRR
- the purF gene encoding amidophosphoribosyltransferase, yielding MIGHDDIEPENDPREECGVFGVWAPGEDVAKLTYYGLYALQHRGQEAAGIAVADGSQVLVFKDLGLVSQVFDEPTLAAMHGHVAIGHCRYSTTGSTTWENAQPVFRNTTAGTGVAVGHNGNLVNTTELAARAREAGLINGRTPGAATTDSDILGALLAHGAADATLEQAALELLPTVRGAFCLTFMDENTLYAARDPYGVRPLSLGRLDRGWVVASETAALDIVGASFVRDIEPGELLAIDADGVRSTRFANPTPKGCVFEYVYLARPDSTLAGRSVHATRVDIGRRLASEMPVEADLVIGVPESGTPAAVGYAQGSGIPYGQGLMKNAYVGRTFIQPSQTIRQLGIRLKLNPLKEVIRGKRLIVVDDSIVRGNTQRALIRMLREAGAVEVHVRIASPPVRWPCFYGIDFATPAELIANGAEDEDQMVEAVRRAIGADTLGYISQQGMIAATEQPASRLCSACFDGNYPIELPGESALGKNVIEHMLATAARSGIPLEKVENDNASALRRP
- a CDS encoding aminodeoxychorismate lyase — its product is MASGPGVIVTLDGALHDAQAPLLHADDLAAVRGDGIFETLLVRDGRPCLLEAHLGRLAHSARLMELPAPDLDRWRSAVAAAVHHWTAGGGAEGVLRLVYSRGRESGGEPTAYATIGALPARVAAARRDGVAALTLARGLPDAASDLPWLLAGAKTLSYAVNMAALRHAERQGAGDVIFVSSDGHILEGPRSTVVIATEMDGGGLGLLTPPPWYPILRGTTQQALFEVARDKGYDCDYRALRPADLVAAQGVWLVSSITLAARVHTLDGVALGPTPLAAEVATLVDAAIVSDR